The following proteins are co-located in the Flavobacteriales bacterium genome:
- the lpdA gene encoding dihydrolipoyl dehydrogenase — translation MNFDVIVIGSGPGGYVTAIRASQLGLKTAIVEKESLGGVCLNWGCIPTKALLKSAQVFEYIKHAEDYGINVKDADADFSSVVKRSRGVADGMSKGIDFLMKKNKIEVIMGTAKVKAGKKIDVVDADGKTSEYNASNIIIATGARSRELPNLPQDGKKIVGYRKAMTLDKKPSKMVVVGSGAIGVEFAYFYNAMGVDVTVVEYMPNIVPVEDEDVSKQLARSFKKSGIKVMTNSSVESVDTSGKGCVVSVKTKKGEETMECDVVLSAVGITANIENIGLEDVGVVTDKGKILVNDFYQTNMPGYYAIGDVLPTQALAHVASAEGIICVEKIAGHNPEPLDYGNIPGCTYCSPEISSVGYTEKAAKEAGYDVKVGKFPFSASGKASAAGHKDGFVKVIFDAKYGEWLGCHMIGYNVTEMIAEAVVARKLETTGHEILKAVHPHPTMSEAVMEAVAAAYDEVIHM, via the coding sequence ATGAATTTTGATGTCATTGTAATAGGAAGTGGACCTGGTGGATATGTTACTGCTATTCGCGCTTCACAATTAGGGTTAAAAACTGCTATCGTAGAAAAGGAATCTCTTGGAGGTGTATGCTTAAATTGGGGTTGTATTCCAACTAAAGCCCTTTTAAAATCTGCACAAGTTTTTGAATATATCAAACACGCTGAAGATTATGGAATTAATGTAAAAGATGCTGATGCTGATTTTTCTTCTGTTGTAAAACGTTCTAGAGGCGTTGCAGATGGAATGAGTAAAGGTATTGACTTCTTAATGAAAAAGAATAAGATAGAAGTGATAATGGGAACAGCTAAAGTAAAAGCTGGTAAAAAAATTGATGTTGTTGACGCTGATGGTAAAACATCTGAATACAATGCATCAAATATTATCATTGCTACTGGTGCTCGTTCAAGAGAGCTGCCAAATCTTCCGCAAGACGGCAAAAAAATTGTAGGCTACAGAAAAGCTATGACTTTAGACAAAAAACCATCTAAAATGGTTGTTGTGGGTTCTGGTGCTATTGGTGTTGAGTTTGCTTACTTCTATAATGCTATGGGTGTTGATGTAACTGTTGTTGAATACATGCCAAACATAGTTCCTGTTGAGGACGAAGATGTATCTAAGCAATTAGCTCGTTCATTCAAAAAATCTGGTATTAAGGTAATGACTAATTCTTCTGTTGAAAGCGTTGATACCTCTGGCAAGGGCTGTGTAGTAAGCGTTAAAACAAAGAAAGGCGAAGAAACTATGGAATGTGATGTTGTTCTTTCTGCAGTAGGTATCACCGCTAATATTGAAAACATAGGCTTAGAAGATGTAGGAGTCGTAACAGATAAAGGTAAAATTTTAGTGAACGACTTCTACCAAACGAATATGCCTGGATATTATGCCATCGGTGATGTATTGCCAACCCAAGCACTAGCTCACGTAGCTTCTGCTGAAGGTATTATATGTGTAGAAAAGATAGCAGGACACAATCCTGAACCTTTAGACTACGGTAATATTCCTGGTTGTACCTATTGTTCACCAGAAATATCTTCTGTAGGTTATACTGAAAAGGCTGCAAAGGAAGCTGGTTATGATGTTAAAGTGGGTAAATTCCCATTCTCTGCATCTGGTAAAGCCTCTGCTGCTGGACATAAAGACGGTTTTGTAAAAGTTATTTTCGATGCTAAGTATGGCGAATGGCTAGGTTGTCACATGATTGGTTACAACGTAACCGAAATGATTGCCGAAGCTGTAGTAGCACGTAAGCTTGAAACTACAGGGCACGAAATCTTAAAAGCGGTTCATCCACACCCTACCATGAGTGAAGCCGTGATGGAAGCTGTTGCTGCTGCTTACGATGAAGTTATTCATATGTAA
- a CDS encoding sulfotransferase, with translation MKNYFFILSFSRSGSTTLGQKLNNHSDVEVINESWMFPLLGTLKWRKITPLRQKYIFNQIEKNRENNNSNKFNPKNVESFSVSVRYLFENITNSKASFLGEKTPTNLFYYGYLKRRFKTAKFIFLKRHPLAICSSYYSRWHSSSYSDKFIIETVNVIKAYNERFEAINDKENILQVKYEELVSESKIWLTKIAQHIGFEFEEKMLDESDEKLFENSESEKYHQDSHKSLNDFHVDKYKKVFTPNQIQELSYLLRHEIKSLGYPLDDLITPNNRIKKLEKNIIQKRSLKRIYLRRKTSLVKAKLSYLKFILKQLLRL, from the coding sequence ATGAAAAACTATTTTTTCATCCTATCCTTCTCTCGTTCTGGTAGCACAACACTTGGACAAAAATTAAACAACCATTCGGATGTGGAAGTAATCAATGAAAGTTGGATGTTTCCTTTGTTAGGCACTTTGAAATGGAGAAAAATCACTCCACTAAGACAAAAGTATATCTTTAATCAAATAGAAAAAAATAGAGAAAATAATAACTCAAATAAATTTAACCCAAAGAACGTTGAATCTTTTTCAGTATCAGTAAGGTATTTATTTGAAAACATAACGAATTCTAAAGCTAGTTTCTTAGGAGAGAAAACACCAACTAACCTATTCTATTACGGCTATTTAAAAAGACGTTTCAAAACAGCAAAATTTATTTTTCTTAAAAGACATCCTCTAGCAATTTGCTCTTCCTATTATAGTCGTTGGCATTCATCATCGTACAGCGATAAATTTATTATAGAAACAGTAAATGTTATAAAAGCTTATAATGAAAGATTTGAGGCTATTAACGATAAGGAAAATATCTTACAGGTAAAATACGAAGAACTTGTAAGTGAAAGTAAAATATGGTTGACAAAAATAGCCCAACATATTGGCTTTGAATTTGAAGAAAAAATGCTCGATGAATCAGATGAAAAGCTATTTGAAAACTCTGAATCAGAAAAATACCACCAAGACTCTCATAAATCTCTCAATGATTTTCATGTCGATAAATACAAAAAAGTATTTACTCCAAATCAAATACAAGAACTTAGCTACCTATTAAGACACGAAATTAAGAGTTTAGGCTATCCTTTAGACGATTTAATCACGCCTAACAACAGAATCAAAAAGCTAGAGAAAAACATAATTCAAAAACGCTCTCTTAAAAGAATATATTTGAGAAGAAAAACATCGCTAGTTAAAGCCAAATTATCTTACCTTAAATTTATTTTAAAACAGCTATTGAGATTATGA